The following are encoded in a window of Amycolatopsis lexingtonensis genomic DNA:
- a CDS encoding GNAT family N-acetyltransferase: MDGERLFCDVALAERIERAEVRLVVESSDAARARRGDDIGFARPFAGGVASFAEADSPFNKVAGIGFDGLPDALDEVEAAFAEFGAPVQIELSQLADASVGAFLTGRGYRLENYENVLGRRVTAADSPEGIRRTGDDELETWLAGIAEASVVADTEGVPSHEEFPRETILNALRDMPGMLRFTAERDGEFAGGAGLRVADGIAQLGAAATLPAHRRRGVQTALVRARLAAAAELGCDLAVVTTQPGSKSQQNVQRLGFDLLYARAVLVKGVSATSSSGAESRQAS, from the coding sequence ATGGACGGGGAACGGCTTTTCTGCGACGTGGCACTGGCCGAGCGGATCGAACGCGCCGAGGTGCGGCTGGTCGTCGAGAGCAGTGACGCCGCGCGGGCCCGCCGGGGCGACGACATCGGCTTCGCGCGGCCGTTCGCCGGTGGGGTCGCGAGCTTCGCGGAGGCGGATTCGCCGTTCAACAAGGTCGCCGGAATCGGCTTCGACGGTCTGCCGGACGCCCTCGACGAGGTCGAAGCGGCCTTCGCCGAGTTCGGCGCGCCGGTGCAGATCGAGCTGTCGCAGCTGGCCGACGCCTCGGTCGGTGCCTTCCTGACCGGCCGGGGGTACCGGCTGGAGAACTACGAGAACGTGCTGGGCCGGCGGGTCACCGCCGCCGACTCGCCGGAGGGCATCCGCCGGACCGGGGACGACGAGCTGGAGACGTGGCTGGCCGGGATCGCCGAAGCGTCCGTCGTCGCCGACACCGAAGGCGTGCCTTCGCACGAGGAATTCCCGCGCGAGACGATCCTCAACGCGCTGCGGGACATGCCGGGGATGCTGCGGTTCACCGCGGAACGGGACGGCGAGTTCGCCGGCGGCGCCGGGCTCCGGGTCGCCGACGGGATCGCCCAGCTGGGCGCCGCCGCGACACTGCCCGCCCACCGCCGCCGCGGCGTGCAGACGGCGCTGGTCCGCGCGCGGCTCGCGGCCGCCGCCGAACTCGGGTGCGACCTCGCCGTGGTCACCACTCAGCCGGGCTCGAAGTCGCAGCAGAACGTCCAGCGGCTGGGGTTCGACCTGCTCTACGCGCGAGCGGTCCTGGTGAAGGGCGTCTCCGCGACGAGCTCCTCGGGGGCCGAGAGCCGCCAGGCTTCGTAG
- a CDS encoding MmcQ/YjbR family DNA-binding protein has product MTVTVRKLEQLLGGLAEVERSEARDYSSFSVRGKRFGYFWPRTRTVGLKQEISEQLALVAERPDVFEVQFTAGGFGWVVVYLDGIDADELAELLYEAWRLSAPEELVAETPFTRTARA; this is encoded by the coding sequence GTGACGGTCACGGTCCGGAAACTCGAGCAGCTGCTGGGCGGGCTCGCGGAGGTTGAGCGCTCGGAAGCGCGCGACTACTCCTCGTTCAGCGTGCGCGGCAAGCGGTTCGGCTACTTCTGGCCGCGGACGCGGACCGTCGGCCTGAAGCAGGAGATCTCCGAGCAGCTGGCGCTCGTCGCGGAACGCCCGGACGTCTTCGAAGTCCAGTTCACCGCCGGCGGGTTCGGCTGGGTGGTCGTGTACCTCGACGGCATCGACGCCGACGAGCTGGCCGAGCTGCTCTACGAAGCCTGGCGGCTCTCGGCCCCCGAGGAGCTCGTCGCGGAGACGCCCTTCACCAGGACCGCTCGCGCGTAG
- a CDS encoding AfsR/SARP family transcriptional regulator — MEFRVLGAVEATADGAPVDLGSRKQRLVLAVLLLDAGRPVSRDRLVDLLWPTEPPASARGTVQALVSRIRAVFRAAGGPELVTEGHGYVLRAAPDAVDAHRFTALVRRARAADDETAVALLGEALALWRGDALAGAADADVAERLLAGLHEARWSALEDRIDAQLRLGQGRALLAELTELVAAHPLRQRFVGQLMLALHREGRTDAALAAFRGLRARLAAELGLDPAPELARLEAAILAGDPALDAAPEPPPEPVRPAQLPHDVRGFTGRAADLARLDAPAGTGPGPDIRLVTGTAGVGKTALAVRWAHRVRDRFPDGQLYLDLRGFDPDHEPLTPAVAAAHLLRALGTSPRAIPPDPDGRTALWRSLLADRRVLVLLDNARDSAQVTPLLPPSGTVLITSRQRLGDLIARTGARAVPLSVLPADDARQLLETMLGPPAVAAEPAAAAELARLCGHLPLALRLAAANLGAGEASGIAELARELAGGDPLAGLSVDGAEESAVTTAFSVSYRALPAEHRLLFRRLALVPGQTFTAPVAAELAEVAESHAGRLLKALAAAHLVERHLPGRYRFHDLLRSYAASRATADDTAADQDAARRRLFDHYLATADAAGRVLIPHFLRLPRAEPARVFDGTEAALGWLDTEWPNLAAAVEHPDAREYAWHLADALRAFFHHRGHHGEWIDTATTALAAAQAAGARQAQAAMRLSIALAGVNSGRYAEARAHLTTVLHDGLAADWPAGRAAVLNNLSAVHQRLGDPHEAIACGLESLRLCEELAIPGVTMALANVGFACGQVGDLGEALAHFGRALEIAERDGARFSVAVVLVDLGHVHRDLGDPVAASFYERALTANRELGYQYGEAAALSGRAVLEARAGDATRALTDAAEAVELTRRIGDRGTEASALAALGETCLRLDRASEAVSPLSAALEIARETSFTWCEAAALTGLAEAALAVGDAELARTHGEAAAKLAAQSGYRPLETRAAAALGQLAERT, encoded by the coding sequence GTGGAGTTCCGCGTCCTCGGCGCCGTCGAGGCCACGGCGGACGGCGCCCCGGTCGACCTCGGCTCCCGCAAACAACGGCTCGTGCTCGCCGTGCTGCTCCTCGACGCCGGCCGCCCGGTGTCGCGCGACCGGCTCGTCGACCTGCTCTGGCCCACCGAGCCCCCGGCGAGCGCGCGCGGCACCGTGCAGGCGCTCGTGTCCCGGATCCGGGCGGTCTTCCGCGCCGCGGGCGGCCCCGAGCTGGTCACCGAAGGGCACGGGTACGTCCTGCGCGCCGCCCCGGACGCGGTCGACGCGCACCGCTTCACCGCGCTCGTCCGGCGGGCCCGCGCGGCCGACGACGAGACCGCGGTCGCGCTGCTCGGGGAGGCGCTCGCGCTGTGGCGGGGCGACGCGCTGGCCGGGGCCGCCGATGCCGACGTCGCGGAGCGGTTGCTCGCCGGCCTGCACGAGGCCCGGTGGAGCGCGCTGGAGGACCGGATCGACGCGCAGCTGCGGCTGGGGCAGGGCCGCGCCCTCCTGGCCGAGCTCACCGAGCTGGTCGCCGCGCACCCGCTGCGGCAGCGGTTCGTCGGCCAGCTGATGCTCGCCCTGCACCGCGAGGGCCGCACCGACGCCGCCCTCGCCGCCTTCCGGGGCCTGCGCGCCCGGCTCGCCGCCGAACTGGGCCTCGACCCGGCACCGGAGCTGGCCCGCCTCGAAGCCGCGATCCTGGCCGGCGACCCCGCGCTCGACGCCGCACCCGAGCCACCGCCCGAGCCGGTGCGCCCGGCCCAGCTCCCCCACGACGTCCGCGGCTTCACCGGCCGCGCCGCCGACCTGGCCCGGCTCGACGCACCGGCGGGCACCGGGCCGGGGCCGGACATCCGGCTGGTCACCGGTACCGCGGGCGTCGGCAAGACCGCGCTCGCCGTCCGGTGGGCGCACCGCGTCCGCGACCGGTTCCCCGACGGCCAGCTCTACCTCGACCTGCGCGGGTTCGACCCGGACCACGAGCCGCTCACCCCGGCGGTCGCGGCCGCGCACCTGCTGCGGGCGCTGGGCACCAGCCCGCGGGCCATCCCGCCGGACCCGGACGGGCGGACGGCGCTGTGGCGCTCGCTGCTGGCCGACCGGCGGGTGCTGGTCCTGCTCGACAACGCCCGCGACAGCGCGCAGGTGACGCCGCTGCTGCCGCCGTCGGGCACCGTCTTGATCACCAGCCGCCAGCGGCTCGGCGACCTGATCGCCCGGACCGGGGCTCGCGCGGTGCCGCTGTCGGTGCTGCCGGCCGACGACGCCCGGCAGCTGCTGGAGACGATGCTCGGCCCGCCCGCGGTCGCCGCGGAGCCGGCCGCCGCGGCCGAGCTGGCCCGGCTGTGCGGGCACCTCCCGCTGGCGCTGCGGCTGGCCGCGGCGAACCTCGGTGCCGGCGAGGCGTCCGGGATCGCGGAGCTGGCCCGCGAGCTGGCCGGGGGCGACCCGCTGGCCGGGCTGAGCGTCGACGGCGCCGAGGAGAGCGCGGTGACGACGGCGTTCTCGGTGTCCTACCGGGCCCTGCCCGCCGAGCACCGCCTGCTGTTCCGGCGGCTCGCGCTGGTGCCGGGCCAGACGTTCACCGCACCGGTCGCCGCCGAGCTCGCCGAGGTTGCCGAAAGCCACGCGGGCCGGCTGCTCAAGGCACTCGCCGCGGCTCACCTCGTCGAACGCCACCTGCCCGGCCGCTACCGCTTCCACGACCTGCTGCGCAGCTACGCGGCGAGCCGGGCCACCGCCGACGACACGGCGGCGGACCAGGACGCGGCCCGGCGCCGGCTGTTCGACCACTACCTCGCGACGGCCGACGCCGCGGGCCGCGTGCTGATCCCGCACTTCCTGCGCCTCCCCCGCGCCGAGCCCGCGCGGGTCTTCGACGGCACGGAAGCGGCGCTCGGCTGGCTGGACACGGAGTGGCCGAACCTCGCCGCGGCCGTCGAGCACCCCGACGCCCGGGAATACGCGTGGCACCTCGCCGACGCGCTCCGGGCGTTCTTCCACCACCGCGGCCACCACGGCGAGTGGATCGACACGGCCACGACCGCGCTGGCCGCCGCGCAGGCCGCGGGCGCCCGCCAGGCCCAGGCGGCAATGCGGCTGTCGATCGCGCTCGCCGGCGTCAACAGCGGCCGCTACGCCGAAGCCCGCGCGCACCTGACGACGGTCCTGCACGACGGGCTCGCCGCGGACTGGCCCGCCGGCCGCGCCGCGGTCCTCAACAACCTGAGCGCGGTCCACCAGCGCCTCGGCGACCCGCACGAGGCGATCGCGTGCGGCCTGGAGTCCCTGCGGCTGTGCGAAGAGCTGGCCATCCCGGGCGTCACGATGGCACTGGCCAACGTCGGCTTCGCCTGCGGCCAGGTCGGCGACCTCGGCGAAGCCTTGGCGCACTTCGGCCGCGCCCTGGAGATCGCCGAACGCGACGGCGCCCGCTTCAGCGTGGCGGTGGTGCTGGTCGACCTCGGCCACGTCCACCGCGACCTGGGCGACCCGGTCGCGGCGTCGTTCTACGAGCGGGCCCTGACGGCGAACCGCGAGCTGGGCTACCAGTACGGCGAGGCGGCGGCGCTGTCCGGCCGGGCGGTGCTGGAGGCCCGCGCGGGCGACGCCACGCGGGCCCTGACCGACGCGGCGGAGGCGGTGGAGCTGACCCGGCGGATCGGCGACCGGGGTACGGAGGCGTCAGCGCTGGCAGCGCTGGGTGAGACGTGCCTGCGGCTGGACCGGGCCTCGGAGGCGGTCTCGCCGTTGTCGGCGGCGCTGGAGATCGCGCGGGAGACCAGTTTTACGTGGTGTGAGGCGGCCGCGTTGACCGGGCTGGCGGAGGCCGCGCTGGCGGTGGGCGACGCCGAGCTGGCCCGCACGCACGGCGAAGCGGCGGCGAAGCTGGCCGCGCAGTCCGGTTACCGGCCCTTGGAGACGCGGGCCGCGGCGGCCCTCGGACAGCTCGCCGAACGGACGTGA
- a CDS encoding putative Ig domain-containing protein has protein sequence MLSAALSTAVGLLGTVVAAAPAEAAAVCGDQVVGNGGFESGTTPWTQTSGVISAATTAEPAHGGTMDAWLDGYGSTHTDTLSQSLTLPAGCASAALSWWSHIDTKETTTTTAYDKLVVQVGTDTLASYSNLDKNTGYVQRTVDVSRYLGQTVTLKVTGTEDSSLATNFLLDDFSLTTTGSQNPQSPVVTSPGAQSGAVGQAVSLQVQASDPQGDALTWSATGLPAGLTIGASTGKITGTPTTAGTSSVTVTAKDPAGNSGSATFTWTIGSAPADSTRTPINPAYTVNLTSNTAGDTWNGHQSVSFTNGSATALPEVYLRLWDNYHGSCPSTPITVTNVTGGTPSALSVNCTAMKITLPAALAQGQSATIGFDLQIVVPSGADRFGHDGAYNMIGNALPVLAVRDGAGWHLDPYTNNGESFYTVISDFDVTLVHPTSLLTPATGSSTETTSGSTTTTHATASKVRDFAWAAGPFAKITTTSGKGVRVNVYSVSGISTSSANQMLSLATDSIDVHSGRFGDYPYGEVDVVLDNNFWFGGMEYPGFVLDLVSTTALPHELAHQWFYGIVGDDEYNSPWLDESFTDYATDLYRGITGSGCGITWQSSAEKLTNSMAYWDAHSSRYSTVVYNYGKCTLHDLRRLIGDTAMANLLKSYAQSHWYGVSTTAEFKAAAQAAAGSTDLTSFWASHRVEG, from the coding sequence GTGCTTTCTGCTGCGCTCAGCACGGCCGTGGGCCTGCTGGGCACAGTCGTCGCCGCCGCGCCGGCCGAGGCCGCGGCGGTCTGCGGTGACCAGGTCGTCGGCAACGGCGGGTTCGAAAGCGGCACCACGCCGTGGACCCAGACCAGCGGGGTCATCTCCGCCGCCACCACGGCGGAGCCGGCCCACGGCGGCACGATGGACGCCTGGCTCGACGGCTACGGCAGTACGCACACCGACACGCTGTCCCAGTCACTGACGCTGCCCGCGGGCTGCGCGTCGGCGGCGCTGTCGTGGTGGTCGCACATCGACACCAAGGAGACGACGACCACCACCGCCTACGACAAGCTGGTGGTGCAGGTCGGCACCGACACCCTCGCGAGCTACTCGAACCTCGACAAGAACACCGGGTACGTCCAGCGCACCGTCGACGTGTCGCGCTACCTGGGCCAGACGGTGACGCTCAAGGTCACCGGCACCGAGGACTCGAGCCTCGCCACCAACTTCCTCCTCGACGACTTTTCGCTGACCACCACCGGTTCGCAGAACCCGCAGTCCCCGGTCGTCACCTCGCCCGGTGCCCAGTCCGGCGCCGTCGGCCAGGCCGTGTCGCTGCAGGTCCAGGCCAGTGACCCGCAGGGCGACGCGCTCACCTGGAGCGCGACCGGCCTGCCCGCCGGGCTGACGATCGGCGCCAGCACCGGGAAGATCACCGGCACGCCGACCACCGCGGGCACCTCGTCGGTGACGGTCACCGCCAAGGACCCGGCCGGCAACAGCGGCAGCGCCACCTTCACCTGGACGATCGGCTCGGCCCCGGCCGACTCCACCCGCACCCCGATCAACCCCGCCTACACGGTGAACCTGACGTCGAACACCGCGGGCGACACGTGGAACGGCCACCAGAGCGTCAGCTTCACCAACGGCTCCGCGACCGCGCTGCCCGAGGTCTACCTGCGGCTCTGGGACAACTACCACGGCAGCTGCCCGTCCACGCCGATCACGGTCACCAACGTCACCGGCGGCACGCCCTCGGCGTTGAGCGTGAACTGCACGGCCATGAAGATCACGCTGCCCGCGGCCCTGGCCCAGGGCCAGTCCGCGACCATCGGGTTCGACCTGCAGATCGTCGTGCCCAGCGGCGCCGACCGGTTCGGCCACGACGGCGCGTACAACATGATCGGCAACGCGCTGCCGGTGCTCGCGGTGCGCGACGGCGCCGGCTGGCACCTCGACCCGTACACCAACAACGGAGAGTCGTTCTACACCGTGATCAGCGACTTCGACGTCACGCTGGTGCACCCGACGTCGCTGCTGACCCCGGCCACCGGCTCGTCGACCGAGACGACCAGCGGCAGCACGACCACGACGCACGCGACCGCCTCGAAGGTCCGCGACTTCGCCTGGGCCGCCGGTCCGTTCGCGAAGATCACCACGACGTCCGGCAAGGGCGTGCGGGTGAACGTCTACTCGGTCAGCGGGATCTCCACGAGCAGCGCCAACCAGATGCTGAGCCTGGCCACCGACTCCATCGACGTCCACTCGGGCCGCTTCGGCGACTACCCGTACGGCGAGGTGGACGTGGTGCTGGACAACAACTTCTGGTTCGGCGGCATGGAGTACCCGGGCTTCGTCCTCGACCTCGTGTCCACCACTGCGCTCCCGCACGAGCTGGCGCACCAGTGGTTCTACGGGATCGTCGGCGACGACGAGTACAACTCCCCGTGGCTGGACGAGAGCTTCACCGACTACGCCACCGACCTCTACCGCGGCATCACCGGCAGCGGCTGCGGCATCACGTGGCAGTCGAGCGCGGAGAAGCTGACCAACTCGATGGCCTACTGGGACGCGCATTCGTCGCGGTACTCGACGGTCGTCTACAACTACGGCAAGTGCACGCTGCACGACCTGCGGCGGCTGATCGGCGACACGGCGATGGCGAACCTGCTGAAGTCCTACGCCCAGTCGCACTGGTACGGCGTGTCCACCACCGCGGAGTTCAAAGCGGCGGCGCAGGCGGCGGCCGGGTCGACCGACCTGACGTCGTTCTGGGCCTCGCACCGCGTGGAGGGCTGA
- a CDS encoding DUF488 domain-containing protein, which translates to MQPTVVRVARLTDPAGPADGTRVLVERLWPRGTARTAVVLDGWYRQLAPSDDLRTWYGHDPERFAEFAERYRAELCEPDRAAALEKLRELAAAGPVTLLTASGSPSISQAAVLAGVLTGEA; encoded by the coding sequence ATGCAGCCGACGGTCGTCCGGGTGGCGCGCCTGACCGACCCGGCCGGGCCCGCCGACGGAACTCGCGTGCTCGTGGAACGCCTGTGGCCCCGCGGCACCGCGCGCACGGCGGTCGTCCTGGACGGCTGGTACCGCCAGCTGGCCCCGTCCGACGACCTGCGCACCTGGTACGGCCACGACCCGGAGCGGTTCGCGGAGTTCGCCGAGCGGTACCGCGCGGAGCTGTGCGAGCCGGACCGGGCGGCGGCGCTGGAGAAACTGCGCGAGCTGGCCGCGGCCGGCCCGGTGACCCTGCTGACGGCGAGCGGGTCGCCGTCGATCAGCCAGGCCGCGGTGCTGGCTGGGGTGCTCACCGGCGAGGCGTGA
- a CDS encoding fatty acyl-CoA synthetase translates to MDQPFSEDTAATAALVDRARQHALGDLLRRTALRVPGKLAVVDGPRRFTFAEFEAAANHFAHALAARGLRKGDRLALLSHNCWQYGALAFATAKLGVLLVPVNFMLGADEIAYLLRHAEVAAFVAEGALEPTARKALELAELGDVVRGRIGAGGEWEDVDGWLSEGDATAPEVFVADDDPLRIMYTSGTESRPKGVLLSSRSLLSQYVSCVIDGGMSADDVEVHSLPLYHCAQLDCFFSVDVYLGATSVLLPGPDPAALLAAVERERATKLFAPPTVWISLLRHENFDHTDLSSLRKGYYGASAMPVEVLRELRRRLPDVELWNFYGQTEMAPLATILRPHEQLDRAGSAGRPSLNVETRIVDDEDRPVAPGVVGEIVHRSPHATLGYYRDEDKTAEAFRAGWFHSGDLGVVDEDGYLSVVDRKKDMIKTGGENVASREVEEALYLLDGVAEAAVFGISHPHWIEAVTAVVVPREGVTLTTEQVIDHAKSHLAGYKCPKYVVFTERLPKNPSGKIVKRELRERHKGLAASG, encoded by the coding sequence ATGGATCAGCCGTTCTCCGAAGACACTGCTGCCACCGCCGCCCTCGTCGACCGGGCGCGGCAGCACGCGCTGGGCGACCTGCTCCGCCGGACCGCGTTGCGGGTGCCGGGCAAGCTCGCCGTCGTCGACGGGCCGCGGCGGTTCACCTTCGCCGAGTTCGAGGCCGCCGCCAACCACTTCGCGCACGCGCTCGCCGCGCGCGGGCTGCGCAAGGGTGACCGGCTCGCGCTGCTCAGCCACAACTGCTGGCAGTACGGCGCGCTCGCGTTCGCCACCGCCAAGCTCGGCGTGCTCCTCGTGCCGGTCAACTTCATGCTCGGCGCCGACGAGATCGCCTACCTCCTCCGCCACGCCGAAGTGGCCGCGTTCGTCGCCGAGGGCGCGCTCGAGCCGACCGCGCGGAAAGCCCTGGAGCTCGCCGAGCTGGGCGACGTCGTCCGCGGCCGGATCGGCGCGGGCGGCGAGTGGGAAGACGTCGACGGGTGGCTGTCCGAAGGGGACGCCACCGCGCCGGAGGTCTTCGTCGCCGACGACGACCCGCTGCGGATCATGTACACCTCCGGCACGGAATCGCGGCCGAAGGGCGTGCTGCTCTCGAGCCGGTCCCTGCTCTCGCAGTACGTCTCGTGCGTGATCGACGGCGGCATGAGCGCGGACGACGTCGAGGTGCATTCCCTGCCGCTGTACCACTGCGCGCAGCTGGACTGCTTCTTCTCCGTCGACGTCTACCTCGGCGCGACCAGCGTGCTCCTGCCCGGCCCGGACCCGGCCGCGCTGCTCGCCGCCGTCGAGCGGGAGCGCGCGACGAAGCTGTTCGCGCCGCCGACGGTGTGGATCTCCCTGCTGCGCCACGAAAACTTCGACCACACGGACCTCTCGAGTCTTCGAAAGGGTTACTACGGCGCCTCCGCGATGCCGGTCGAGGTGCTGCGCGAGCTGCGCCGCCGGCTGCCGGACGTCGAGCTGTGGAACTTCTACGGCCAGACCGAAATGGCGCCGCTGGCGACGATCCTGCGCCCGCACGAGCAGCTCGACCGGGCCGGTTCGGCCGGGCGGCCGTCGCTCAACGTCGAAACCCGGATCGTCGACGACGAGGACCGGCCGGTCGCGCCCGGCGTCGTCGGCGAGATCGTGCACCGCAGCCCGCACGCCACGCTCGGGTACTACCGCGACGAGGACAAGACGGCCGAGGCGTTCCGCGCCGGCTGGTTCCACTCCGGCGACCTCGGCGTCGTCGACGAGGACGGCTACCTGTCCGTCGTGGACCGCAAGAAGGACATGATCAAGACCGGCGGCGAGAACGTCGCGAGCCGGGAAGTCGAGGAGGCGCTGTACCTGCTCGACGGCGTCGCCGAAGCGGCGGTGTTCGGCATCAGCCATCCACACTGGATCGAAGCGGTGACCGCCGTCGTCGTGCCACGCGAAGGCGTCACTCTCACCACAGAGCAAGTGATCGACCACGCGAAGTCACACCTCGCCGGTTACAAATGTCCCAAGTACGTCGTATTCACGGAGCGCCTTCCCAAGAATCCGAGCGGTAAGATCGTCAAACGAGAATTGCGGGAACGGCACAAGGGACTCGCGGCGAGCGGCTGA
- a CDS encoding phospholipase D-like domain-containing protein produces MVPKIKALAAVVCALLTLSGGAVATAAPADVAGSGMEALFNTPAENGDRDHSIEQRLVQLVDGAPAGSEIHFSVYSWTRPAVAEAIKAAQARGVKVRIAIDGGADDDPANTAMPILKSAGLTQLVFCGTGGLNTGCIAHGGSPHSINHDKLWMFSETEGKKDVVVIGSHNLTTTQGNMFNNALLTYGDPDLYGFYLGHVRKMLAQKKDNGYFDNGGYHKSPDSGVTSYLSPRADSKGGTSEEFATDTWAQLLKWITKYEAGCALDVAQANIADSRTPVVTELARIAKLGCQVRIVYGTMGTAALAALKGKANVTLKRYSSTVNGREITVHSKYMLYTGHYNETAHRSIVFTGSHNVSGAALRDNDEILIKVENPAISTAYHDNFATILSRAKCSAPPTGTC; encoded by the coding sequence ATGGTCCCCAAGATCAAAGCGCTGGCCGCGGTCGTCTGCGCGCTGCTCACGCTCTCCGGTGGCGCGGTCGCGACCGCCGCGCCGGCCGACGTCGCCGGGAGCGGGATGGAAGCGCTCTTCAACACCCCGGCCGAGAACGGCGACCGCGACCACTCGATCGAACAGCGGCTGGTCCAGCTGGTCGACGGGGCCCCGGCCGGCTCGGAGATCCACTTCTCCGTCTACAGCTGGACCCGCCCCGCGGTCGCCGAAGCCATCAAGGCGGCGCAGGCCCGCGGCGTCAAGGTGCGGATCGCCATCGACGGCGGGGCGGACGACGACCCGGCCAACACCGCGATGCCGATCCTCAAGTCCGCCGGGCTCACCCAGCTGGTGTTCTGCGGCACCGGCGGGCTGAACACCGGCTGCATCGCCCACGGCGGCAGCCCGCACTCGATCAACCACGACAAGCTGTGGATGTTCTCCGAAACCGAGGGCAAGAAGGACGTCGTCGTCATCGGCTCGCACAACCTGACGACCACGCAGGGCAACATGTTCAACAACGCCCTGCTCACCTACGGCGACCCTGATCTGTACGGCTTCTACCTCGGGCACGTGCGGAAGATGCTGGCGCAGAAGAAGGACAACGGCTACTTCGACAACGGCGGCTACCACAAGTCACCGGACAGCGGGGTGACGAGCTACCTCTCGCCGCGCGCGGACTCGAAGGGCGGCACGTCGGAGGAGTTCGCCACCGACACCTGGGCCCAGCTGCTGAAGTGGATCACCAAGTACGAGGCGGGCTGCGCGCTCGACGTCGCACAGGCGAACATCGCCGACTCGCGTACGCCGGTGGTCACCGAGCTGGCCCGGATCGCGAAGCTCGGCTGCCAGGTCCGGATCGTCTACGGCACCATGGGCACGGCCGCGCTGGCCGCGCTCAAGGGCAAGGCGAACGTGACGCTCAAGCGCTACAGCTCGACGGTGAACGGCCGCGAGATCACGGTCCATTCGAAGTACATGCTCTACACGGGCCACTACAACGAGACGGCGCACCGGTCGATCGTCTTCACCGGCTCGCACAACGTGTCGGGCGCGGCGCTGCGGGACAACGACGAGATCCTGATCAAGGTGGAGAACCCGGCGATCAGCACGGCCTACCACGACAACTTCGCGACGATCCTGTCCCGCGCGAAGTGTTCCGCCCCGCCGACCGGCACCTGCTGA